A portion of the Coraliomargarita parva genome contains these proteins:
- a CDS encoding sodium:solute symporter family protein, which produces MHIIDWTIVIVPLVLILCFAVYSKKYVRGVVDYLAAGRVAGRYVISVGDMTSALSIITLVGMVEMKYQTGYGLAFWYYMITPVSILMGLTGYCVYRFRETKALSIGQFLEMRYSRRFRVLAAALRTTSELMTNAIGPAIAANFFIYYLGLPHEVMVMGVPLPCYGIVVTLVLIMAMVVIWPGGRISLLVTDCFQGLVCYPVFVIITGYLILNVSWSGEIAPTMMDRVDGQSFINPFDISGLRDFNIFALFVHVVSMVLNRASWIGNDTSGSARTPHEQKMAGLLGAWRAGLSTFMGIAIAILIITVMTHQNFATVSHTIRTELSEKITEKVVTDEAVRAELDARIAAIPEQRHVIGEDAPLSQKHNIDTVYFETTREVLGDSAEGNLQFQRYRTLFFQMMMPVALREIFPVGLTGLFCLLMLMLMLSTDDSRIFNSSSTLVQDVVLPNLKRALSPKQHLLLLRMFSVLTAVIFWVFSMLFVNLDYLNMFITIMTAIWMGGAGPIMVFGLYSRFGTTAGAYASLLCGSGFSIMGLLLQRNWPDTIYPFLERQGWVETVGDWLVAISRPFSPYIEWKMSAVKFPINSYELYFMAIILGISAYVLVSKLTCRKPYNLERLLHRGEYSIDGAKHIQVPWTPRNIIKKIVGINPDYTRGDRIIAWSLFYYSIVYKFGFCFAVVLVWNVISPWPKEWWSHYFFVVYVLVAMLIGIVTTFWFMIGGVIDARRLFLDLKDRIDNPLDDGRVVGHVSLADKASFEAKTHKSQDD; this is translated from the coding sequence ATGCATATCATCGACTGGACCATCGTTATCGTTCCTCTTGTGCTGATTCTCTGCTTCGCGGTTTATTCGAAGAAGTATGTGCGGGGGGTCGTGGATTATCTGGCAGCCGGGCGAGTGGCGGGACGCTATGTGATCTCGGTGGGCGACATGACCTCCGCACTCAGCATCATCACGCTCGTCGGGATGGTGGAGATGAAATACCAGACCGGCTATGGGCTGGCGTTCTGGTATTACATGATTACTCCGGTGAGTATTCTCATGGGGTTGACCGGCTACTGCGTGTACCGTTTCCGGGAGACAAAAGCCCTGTCCATCGGGCAGTTTCTTGAGATGCGCTACAGTCGGCGTTTTCGCGTGTTGGCCGCCGCCTTAAGGACCACGTCCGAATTGATGACCAATGCGATCGGCCCGGCGATTGCCGCGAACTTTTTCATCTATTACCTGGGCTTGCCGCATGAGGTCATGGTCATGGGCGTACCTCTGCCTTGTTACGGGATCGTGGTCACGCTTGTGTTGATCATGGCGATGGTGGTGATTTGGCCGGGAGGGCGGATTTCGCTGCTGGTGACCGACTGTTTTCAGGGCCTGGTCTGTTATCCTGTCTTCGTGATTATTACAGGCTACCTGATCCTGAATGTCTCCTGGAGCGGGGAAATCGCGCCGACGATGATGGACCGTGTGGACGGGCAGAGCTTTATCAACCCCTTCGATATCTCGGGGCTGCGGGATTTTAATATTTTCGCACTCTTTGTGCATGTTGTGAGTATGGTGCTGAACCGGGCCAGCTGGATCGGCAATGACACTTCCGGGTCGGCCCGGACCCCGCACGAACAGAAAATGGCGGGTCTGCTGGGGGCCTGGCGGGCGGGGCTCTCGACCTTTATGGGGATTGCCATCGCGATCTTGATTATCACGGTCATGACTCATCAGAACTTCGCCACGGTCTCCCATACGATCCGTACGGAGTTGTCGGAAAAGATCACCGAGAAGGTCGTGACCGATGAGGCCGTGCGGGCCGAGCTGGATGCCCGGATTGCCGCGATTCCGGAGCAGCGGCATGTGATCGGCGAGGATGCGCCGCTCTCGCAGAAGCACAATATCGACACAGTGTATTTTGAGACAACCCGAGAGGTCCTGGGTGACAGTGCCGAGGGAAATCTTCAGTTCCAGCGCTACCGGACCCTATTCTTTCAGATGATGATGCCGGTGGCTCTACGTGAGATTTTTCCGGTCGGCCTGACCGGCCTGTTCTGTCTGCTGATGCTCATGCTGATGCTGTCGACGGATGATTCACGCATCTTCAATTCGTCCTCCACGCTCGTTCAGGATGTGGTCTTGCCGAATCTGAAGAGGGCACTTAGCCCGAAACAGCACTTGTTGTTGTTGCGTATGTTCTCGGTGCTGACGGCGGTGATTTTCTGGGTCTTCTCCATGCTCTTCGTGAATCTGGACTACTTGAACATGTTCATCACGATCATGACGGCGATCTGGATGGGCGGGGCCGGTCCAATCATGGTTTTCGGCCTGTACAGTCGCTTCGGTACCACGGCCGGGGCTTATGCTTCGCTCCTTTGCGGGAGCGGGTTTTCCATCATGGGGCTTTTGCTTCAACGTAACTGGCCCGATACGATCTATCCCTTCCTAGAGCGTCAGGGGTGGGTGGAAACGGTAGGCGACTGGCTGGTCGCGATTTCACGGCCCTTTTCACCCTATATCGAATGGAAAATGAGTGCGGTGAAATTCCCCATCAACTCTTACGAGCTCTACTTTATGGCCATTATTCTTGGCATTAGTGCGTATGTCCTCGTTTCGAAGCTCACTTGCCGGAAGCCGTACAATCTCGAGCGTTTGCTACACCGAGGCGAGTACAGCATTGACGGGGCGAAGCATATCCAGGTGCCTTGGACGCCGCGTAATATCATCAAGAAGATCGTTGGGATCAATCCCGACTACACGAGAGGGGACCGGATCATCGCCTGGTCGCTGTTCTACTATTCGATTGTTTACAAATTCGGGTTCTGCTTCGCCGTGGTCCTGGTCTGGAATGTGATCAGTCCCTGGCCGAAAGAGTGGTGGAGTCATTACTTTTTTGTGGTCTATGTGCTGGTGGCGATGCTGATCGGTATCGTAACAACGTTCTGGTTTATGATCGGCGGTGTGATTGACGCGCGACGCCTGTTCCTAGACCTGAAGGATCGAATCGACAACCCCTTGGACGACGGTCGGGTGGTCGGGCATGTCTCGCTGGCCGATAAGGCATCATTCGAGGCTAAAACACATAAGTCGCAGGACGATTGA
- a CDS encoding glycogen/starch/alpha-glucan phosphorylase produces the protein MTTPAKKSPKKKSAKKKAAAMTRTVPAPRFEIGTSKDSIKESILNQLRYTLARHPESATKDEWWTATCLAIRDRLLDRFMKTQEVHHEKRVRRAYYLSLEYLMGRLLVNNLHNAGLFEPTREALAELGQDFNEISGEEPDMGLGNGGLGRLAACFLDSLATLDLPAVGYGIHYEFGLFRQEFKDGYQVEHPDAWQEKGCPWEIMRPNFLQEVRLYGRVEHRMDDKGQFHPQWVDYKTVEGVPFDVAIVGYGGETVNFLRLWESKASQEFDLDIFNEGGYVEAVREKAMGETISKVLYPNDNTESGKELRLIQQYFFVSCSLQDIIRRYKTGHDNWEDFPKFNVIQLNDTHPAVAVPELMRLLIDEYGLTWEKAWDITRETFNYTNHTLLPEALEKWSVPLFEKVLPRHLEIIFEINLRFLEDEVDAKWPGDDSKKAELSIIEEGGCKMIRMAYLSVVASKKVNGVAALHTELLKRHLFSGFHELYPDKLINMTNGITPRRWLLACNPALSALIDEKVGDEWPKYLDKLQSIADYADDPDFQKRFMEIKRANKVAFAEFVKADSGVEISPDALFDVQIKRLHEYKRQHLNLLHILTLYRRLLNDPEHDICPRVFVFGAKAAPGYALAKCIIRAINKVGEKVNNDPRVKDKIKVVFPENYRITLAEKMIPAADLSEQISTAGKEASGTGNMKLALNGALTIGTLDGANVEIQEEVGEENIFIFGNTVDEVEAIRASGYNPYDYYNSNWELKAVIDWLRSDYFTPGEQNAFAPICSSLLEGGDPFLVLADYAAYVKAQEDVDKAFRDKKRWAKMAILNTARVGKFSSDRTIREYADQIWHLDSVPVEI, from the coding sequence ATGACAACACCAGCCAAGAAATCTCCGAAGAAAAAATCCGCCAAGAAAAAGGCGGCCGCCATGACCCGCACCGTACCGGCGCCACGCTTTGAAATCGGCACGAGCAAGGACTCGATCAAGGAATCCATTCTCAATCAATTGCGCTACACGCTGGCGCGCCACCCTGAGAGTGCGACGAAGGACGAGTGGTGGACGGCGACCTGTCTGGCGATACGAGATCGCCTGTTGGACCGTTTCATGAAAACGCAGGAAGTGCACCACGAAAAGCGGGTGCGCCGTGCCTATTACCTGAGCCTGGAATACCTGATGGGGCGCTTGCTTGTGAATAATCTTCACAATGCGGGCCTTTTTGAACCGACGCGTGAAGCACTGGCTGAACTGGGGCAGGATTTTAACGAAATCTCCGGGGAAGAGCCGGACATGGGGCTGGGGAATGGTGGCTTGGGCCGTCTGGCCGCTTGTTTTCTGGATTCCCTTGCCACTCTGGACTTGCCGGCTGTGGGCTACGGGATCCATTACGAATTCGGCCTGTTCCGGCAGGAATTCAAGGACGGCTACCAGGTTGAGCACCCGGATGCCTGGCAGGAAAAGGGATGTCCTTGGGAGATCATGCGCCCGAATTTTCTGCAGGAAGTGCGTTTGTACGGCCGAGTCGAGCACCGCATGGACGACAAGGGCCAGTTCCACCCGCAATGGGTCGATTACAAGACGGTGGAAGGGGTTCCTTTCGACGTGGCGATTGTCGGCTACGGGGGCGAAACCGTGAATTTCCTCCGGCTCTGGGAGTCCAAAGCCTCGCAGGAGTTCGATCTGGATATCTTCAATGAGGGGGGCTACGTCGAGGCGGTCCGTGAAAAGGCCATGGGGGAAACGATCTCCAAGGTCCTGTATCCGAACGATAATACCGAGAGCGGCAAGGAGCTGCGTCTCATCCAGCAGTATTTCTTTGTCAGCTGTTCCTTGCAGGACATCATCCGCCGCTACAAGACCGGCCATGATAACTGGGAGGACTTCCCCAAGTTCAATGTGATCCAGCTCAACGATACGCACCCGGCCGTTGCTGTGCCGGAGCTGATGCGTCTCTTGATCGACGAGTATGGCCTGACATGGGAGAAAGCATGGGATATCACCCGCGAGACCTTCAATTATACCAACCACACCCTGCTGCCCGAAGCGCTGGAAAAGTGGAGTGTGCCGCTCTTTGAAAAGGTGCTTCCGCGCCATCTGGAGATCATCTTCGAAATCAACCTTCGTTTCCTGGAGGACGAAGTCGACGCCAAGTGGCCGGGGGATGATTCCAAGAAAGCGGAACTCTCGATCATCGAGGAAGGTGGCTGCAAGATGATCCGTATGGCCTACCTCTCCGTGGTCGCCTCGAAGAAGGTGAATGGGGTGGCCGCGCTGCACACCGAATTGCTGAAGCGTCACTTGTTCTCCGGGTTTCATGAGCTGTACCCGGACAAGTTGATTAACATGACCAATGGGATTACGCCGCGCCGCTGGCTCTTGGCCTGTAATCCGGCGCTGAGCGCCTTGATCGACGAGAAGGTGGGGGATGAGTGGCCGAAGTATCTGGACAAGCTCCAAAGTATTGCGGATTACGCGGACGATCCGGATTTTCAGAAGCGTTTCATGGAAATCAAGCGGGCCAACAAGGTGGCATTTGCCGAATTTGTGAAGGCGGACTCCGGCGTAGAAATCAGCCCGGATGCGCTCTTCGACGTGCAGATCAAGCGTCTGCACGAATACAAGCGCCAGCACCTCAACCTGCTGCACATCCTGACCCTGTACCGTCGTCTGCTGAACGATCCCGAACATGACATTTGTCCGCGGGTGTTTGTCTTCGGTGCGAAGGCCGCACCGGGTTATGCCCTGGCCAAGTGCATCATCCGGGCGATCAACAAGGTTGGTGAAAAGGTCAACAACGACCCGAGGGTGAAGGATAAGATCAAGGTCGTCTTCCCTGAAAACTACCGGATCACCCTGGCGGAAAAGATGATTCCGGCTGCCGATCTCTCCGAGCAGATTTCCACCGCCGGCAAGGAGGCCTCCGGAACCGGCAACATGAAACTGGCCCTCAACGGTGCCCTCACTATTGGTACGCTCGACGGGGCCAACGTCGAGATTCAGGAAGAAGTGGGCGAGGAAAACATCTTCATCTTCGGTAACACGGTTGACGAGGTGGAGGCGATCCGTGCCAGCGGCTACAATCCCTATGACTACTACAATAGTAATTGGGAACTGAAGGCGGTGATCGACTGGTTGCGCTCGGACTATTTCACGCCGGGCGAGCAAAATGCCTTTGCTCCGATCTGCAGCAGCCTCCTTGAAGGCGGGGATCCCTTCCTTGTCTTGGCTGATTATGCGGCCTACGTGAAGGCGCAGGAGGATGTGGACAAGGCTTTCCGCGACAAGAAGCGCTGGGCCAAGATGGCTATCCTGAATACGGCACGGGTCGGCAAATTCTCATCCGACCGGACCATCCGGGAGTATGCGGACCAGATCTGGCATCTCGATTCGGTACCGGTGGAGATCTAG